In one window of Gadus chalcogrammus isolate NIFS_2021 chromosome 12, NIFS_Gcha_1.0, whole genome shotgun sequence DNA:
- the anapc4 gene encoding anaphase-promoting complex subunit 4 has translation MPAFRQVGEKQLPNPVLCMAWSPKRDLIALANTSGELLLHRLANFHRVWSLPATEHTGKEITALAWRPDGKILAFALGDTKQVVLCDVEKAEILHLFTVENAVSCMTWMEVVEESSVLSSFYNSEDESKLFLPKLPALPKSYSTTSNIFSEEKSDEIMNLLGDVRLNILVVGGASGCVELYAYGMYRIATLDKVPGSCRSLSLSTDLKSLSVITEVRSVDNNPEICYVQLDTGLLSDCLPEVTRMARKFSHISTLLQYLRLSLTCMCEAWEEILMQMDLRLTKFVQEKNTNTQVQDEFLELLLWGQSSPELQALLMNQLTVKGLKKLGQSIESSYSSIQKLVISHLQSGSEALLYHLSEVRGMCLWKHKFEPLGLNAAAIEDAITAVGSFSLKANELLQVIDKSMKNFKAFFRWLYVAMLRMCEEHVPPELNKMTQKDISFVADFLSEHFSENEELFDRKGKYFNVERVGQYLKDEDDDLVSPPNTKGNQWLKFLQESSHLKESPLLFPSYPNKSLHFVKRMMEGVIEGCLQNPAEVIGKSVKQAIFMPLYTVPESSENTPRLFELPSQWNDKKANMHYVVFTMPEGSPSKLYMLRRATDPYRPVANSVVSVDLGNILSAGLQHNGGPADAQPDCVYSCLDARFYDDEMLTVVLCAPEGEEDRGRVLAQLPLGSAHSCQNEFNWDPALRLDQQSGSVPSQALVLENQWRILENMKAQFVAVNGIRKVACVLSANLRHVRMFEMDVEDEEDEEGGDSQKASADQDVLEASMNSQGDREDDGDGRGPDSGPESGAEAKEPMEDVETHLESQEELELV, from the exons ATGCCTGCGTTTCGGCAAGTTGGGGAAAAGCAGCTCCCCAACCCCGTGCTTTGCATGGCATGGTCCCCCAAAAGAGATCTCATCGCCCTCGCCAACACATCTGGAGAA CTTTTGTTACATCGGCTGGCCAACTTCCACAGAGTGTGGAGCCTCCCAGCCACAGAGCACACAGGAAAGGAGATCACTGCTCTGGCCTGGAGGCCCGATGGCAAGA TCCTGGCCTTTGCCCTGGGGGACACCAAGCAGGTTGTCCTGTGTGATGTGGAGAAGGCAGAGATTCTCCACCTGTTCACCGTTGAGAATGCCGTTTCCTGCATGACCTGGATGGAGGTGGTCGAGGAGAGCAG TGTCCTCAGTTCCTTCTACAACTCTGAAGATGAATCCAAACTTTTTCTTCCAAAATTACCAGCACTTCCAAAAAG TTACAGTACAACATCAAATATATTCAG CGAGGAGAAATCTGATGAGATCATGAACCTGCTGGGTGACGTCAG ACTCAACATCCTGGTGGTGGGCGGAGCCTCTGGCTGCGTGGAGCTCTATGCTTACGGAATGTACCGGATCGCAACGCTCGACAAG GTCCCCGGAAGCTGCCGCAGCCTCAGTCTTTCCACAGACCTCAAGTCCCTGTCGGTCATCACGGAGGTCCGGTCCGTGGACAACAACCCAGAGATCTGCTATGTCCAG CTGGACACGGGGCTGCTGTCGGACTGTCTGCCCGAGGTTACCAGGATGGCCAGGAAGTTCAGCCACATCTCCACGCTGCTGCAGTACCTGCGTCTCTCCCTCACCTGCATGTGTGAGGCCTGGGAGGAGATCCTCATGCAGATGGACCTGCGCCTCACCAAGTTTGTTCAG GAGaagaacaccaacacacaggtgCAGGATGAGTTCCTAGAGCTGTTACTGTGGGGGCAGTCCAG CCCTGAATTACAGGCCCTGCTTATGAACCAGCTCACAGTCAAG GGTCTGAAGAAGCTTGGCCAGTCCATAGAGTCCTCCTATAGCAGCATACAGAAGCTGGTCATCAGCCACCTGCAGAG TGGTTCTGAGGCTCTGCTGTACCACCTCAGTGAGGTCAGAGGGATGTGTCTGTGGAAACACAAGTTTGAGCCCCTGGGTCTTAATGCAGCTGCTATAGAAG ATGCCATCACTGCTGTGGGCTCCTTCTCTCTGAAAGCTAATGAACTGCTCCA AGTGATTGACAAAAGTATGAAGAACTTCAAGGCCTTCTTTCGCTGGCTGTATGTGG CGATGCTGAGGATGTGTGAGGAGCACGTTCCCCCGGAGCTCAACAAG ATGACACAGAAGGACATCTCGTTCGTGGCCGACTTCCTCTCTGAGCATTTCAGCGAG AATGAAGAGCTTTTCGACCGCAAAGGGAAGTACTTTAACGTGGAGCGAGTGGGCCAG TATCTTAAAGACGAAGACGATGACCTAGTGTCTCCGCCCAACACCAAAGGAAACCAGTGGCTCAAGTTCCTACAGGAGAGCAGCCACCTGAAAG agagtcCCCTGCTGTTCCCCTCCTACCCCAACAAGTCTCTCCACTTCGTCAAGAGGATGATGGAGGGGGTGATCGAAGGCTGCCTGCAGAACCCAGCG GAAGTCATTGGGAAATCGGTGAAACAGGCCATCTTCATGCCCCTCTACACAGTTCCAGAGAG CTCTGAGAACACTCCGCGACTCTTTGAACTTCCATCACA GTGGAACGACAAGAAGGCCAACATGCACTACGTGGTGTTCACCATGCCGGAGGGTTCCCCCTCTAAGCTCTACATGCTGAGGAGGGCTACAGACCCCTACAG ACCCGTGGCCAACAGCGTGGTGTCTGTGGACCTCGGTAACATCCTCAGTGCGGGCCTTCAACACAACGGAGGACCAGCCGACGCCCA GCCTGACTGTGTGTACAGCTGCCTGGATGCCCGTTTCTATGACGACGAGATGCTGACCGTGGTCCTGTGTGCaccagagggggaggaagacagGGGGCGTGTCTTGGCTCAACTTCCTCTTGGCTCTGCCCACAGCTGTCAGAACGAGTTCAACTGGGACCCTgctctcag GCTGGACCAGCAGAGCGGATCTGTTCCAAGCCAGGCTCTGGTTCTGGAGAACCAGTGGAGGATCCTGGAGAACATGAAGGCCCAGTTTGTGGCCGTCAACGGGATCCGCAAGGTGGCCTGTGTG ctgagTGCCAACCTGAGGCACGTGAGGATGTTCGAGATGGATGTtgaggatgaagaggacgaGGAAGGAGGGGACTCCCAGAAGGCCAGCGCTGACCAGGACGTGCTGGAGGCGTCCATGAATAGCCAGGGGGACAGGGAAGACGACGGGGATGGGAGAGGTCCGGACAGTGGGCCTGAGAGTGGAGCAGAGGCCAAAGAGCCAATGGAGGATGTGGAGACACACCTGGAGTcacaggaggagctggagctggtTTAG